The sequence AAAATTGACCCCacatgtctgtctgtctgttttttatataatctaTCAAAATGCTATTTTCAAACAATAGTATATATACTTAAGttatagaaatataataaaaaaaaaagaatgtgtcccaagtacatggatgccccatctgcactataattttccatgttcagtggaccttgaaaaTGGGATAACatctataatttggcattataattagaaagatcatatcatagggaagatgtttactaagtttcaagttgattggactacaacttcatcaaaaactacctcaaccaaaaattTAACCTGATGAGGGACAGAAGGATGAATGgatggacaaacagacaaacagacatgaCAGCCAGATGAATGAACAAACATATGGATGGACAAATGcagagaccagaaaacataatgtccataaatggagcataaaaatataagaaaaaatatactaaaaaaCGAAAATTTAATTACTCAACGCACACAAACCAGTCAATATGCCAATTCCTTTTTctttcctttatttatatttaataacagTACTGTGGTATATCAAATTGCCATCATAATTCAGTTTTATCATTAGCAacataatacatttgtattatccaaaactgaagagacatataataattaaattttattgacatatcatgcataaatcaaaaatattcttaattacagttttcatttgaggctttttataacattgttttcatgtttttgacaTATGACCTCCATATATTTGTCAGATTATGATTTTGAAATAGTACAttaagtaaaagtgaaaagTTCAGTGGTTTTATCTTATTAACTAAAAAGAGGCATTACTTTCCAGtgaagttaaaaaagatatccatACAGATTGTATGTTTGCTGGAGTTCAATGCCAATTTCTGTAAGTTTAACCAATTTGATGACAGCTATTTCATGGTCTTTCGTATGATAGAGAAAATCTCCATCTTCCAATAAGTAATAAACAGCTTGTTACCATACCATTGAACTGAGTGCATCTtgtaattctttaaaaacaattgaaacttGAAATCCATTGATATTGGAGAAAGGCTGAAGTGGTCTGAAGCAAACTATAATTACTTACTTTGCTCCCACAAGAAGACttgaatttcaataataaaatttaactgcaTTGAAACTAaaagtataattatttttattttgaacttaCCAAAGAAAAACGAAGAACAAAACCAAGGACCTGCTACTAACTGGTCAGCTAATATCTTCTTGAACACCATCTTGTTTCCTGTTCCTTTAATAAACTTCTCTATGATATGACTATACCATAAATGTGTTAATGGTCCTAAACTTACACCCATTAAAACCATCCTCCCtgtaaaaacatacattttatgatatataatagtcaaataacaatttatttgattgagttaagtcattccaattgatattttatagtgtgtctttctatgttgtgttgttaTTCTACTGTTTaagaaaagggagaaggtttggtaccattaaaacatttacgAAAATCCCTCTGCAATTGTTTgaacctgtcctaagtcaggaatctgatgattagtggttgtcgtctgtttatgtgtttcatcagtgtttcttgtttttatatagattagacctttgttttttctgtttgaatggatttacactagtaattgtttTCTCCATTTaccaatacaaaatgtattaccTGTACGACTCCAGTTTATTTTAACACCTTCACTTCTATCTGTTTTCCTACCTCTACTTTTCTCTTACCTGTCATACTCCAGTTTATTTTAACACCTTCACTTCCATCTGTTTTCCTCCCTCTACTTTTCTCTTACCTGTCCAACTCCAGTTTATTTTAACACCTTCACTTGCATCTGTTTTCCTCCCTCTACTTTTCTCTTACCTGTCCTACTCCAGTTTACTTTAACACCTTCACTTCCATCTGTTTTCCTTCCTCTACTTTTCTCTTACCTGTCCTACTCCAGTTTATTTTAACCCCTTCACTTCCATCTGTTTTCATCCCTCTACTTTTCTCTTACCTGTCCGACTCCAGTTTATTTTAACACCTTCACTTCCATCTGTTTTTCTACCTCTCTACATTTCTTACCTGTCCAACTCCAGTTTATTTTAACACCTTCACTTCCATCTGTTTTCCTACCTCTACTTTTCTCTTACCTGGCCAACTCCAGTTTATTTTAACCCCTTCACTTCCATCTGTTTTCATCCCTCTACTTTTCTCTTACCTGTCTGACTCCAGTTTATTTTAACACCTTCACTTTCATCTGTTTTCCTACCTCTACTTTTCTCTTACCTGTCCGACTCCAGTTGATTTTAACACCTTCACTTTCATCTGTTTTCCTACCTCTACTTTTCTCTTACCTGTCCGACTCCAGTTGATTTTAACACCTTCACTTCCATCTGTTTTCCTATGCATGAATCTCTGTTCTATATTCTGTGTTAATAGATCACCAGCTCCTAACAGACAGCCACAGGTAACTGTATTGGTCACAACTAAATATTTGGAGAATACTTTCTTAAACAGTTGTGCCATGTTGAAATGTTTGTCAATTCCTGAGTTAAGTTCCAAGATGAAGATAAGATTTTGTTATTCCATATCTTTATCTGTAATATTAATATGACCTTCAAAATTATCTCAGTAAAGTACTTTTAAGCTGATTAAACATGTCCTGTAGAATATAATTAAAGTATGTATATTTGTGAAGTAAATACACTGATATATAATTCAGTTTTTGATGAGTTACCATTGTCGCAGTGAGACAAGCCTATGGCTATTTTTTATTGTCATCAATATACGGTAATATAACCATGATAAACTTGGATGTTTTCTGAAATTTCAATAAAGTGAAAATGTATTTGATACTCCTGGTAATAATTGAATtgcatttgaatataaaatattttatggtcCCTCATAATGTTTTAATGAGGGGTTCTTGtggatttaaatatatatgctgCACATTTTATCTGTAACAAGTGTTGAAACTTAATAAAGTATTCTGTTTCTGtcctaaacatgctaaataaaGAACTTATCTTGtgaatgaacaaaaaaatgtttaatataaatcCTTATAGCTTGTACAGGATTTGAAATATATAGGTATGTGTAGGGACTGCAACAatttcatgtataat is a genomic window of Mytilus trossulus isolate FHL-02 chromosome 1, PNRI_Mtr1.1.1.hap1, whole genome shotgun sequence containing:
- the LOC134685598 gene encoding mpv17-like protein 2 isoform X1 — translated: MAQLFKKVFSKYLVVTNTVTCGCLLGAGDLLTQNIEQRFMHRKTDGSEGVKINWSRTGRMVLMGVSLGPLTHLWYSHIIEKFIKGTGNKMVFKKILADQLVAGPWFCSSFFFGMGLLEGRGVQGAVGEVKENFLPVYLVDWCFWPPAQFINFKYVPLEYRVVFVCTLTLCWNTFLSYMKHRHGDYKVEAPAVPVIENTQS
- the LOC134685598 gene encoding mpv17-like protein 2 isoform X2, with translation MAQLFKKVFSKYLVVTNTVTCGCLLGAGDLLTQNIEQRFMHRKTDGSEGVKINWSRTGRMVLMGVSLGPLTHLWYSHIIEKFIKGTGNKMVFKKILADQLVAGPWFCSSFFFGMGLLEGRGVQGAVGEVKENFLPVYLVDWCFWPPAQFINFKYVPLEYRVVFVCTLTLCWNTFLSYMKHRHGDYKVEAPAVPVIENTQS